Below is a window of Drosophila nasuta strain 15112-1781.00 chromosome X, ASM2355853v1, whole genome shotgun sequence DNA.
CTTTTGCGTTTACTACGATGTGTGTAGACTGAGAATCTCAAGGCGAACCTTGAGCCCGTGCCTAACCCAACCTTAGTGCACATTTTATTGTGACTCAAATAAAGTGTCGTCAAGTTAGGctttattgtaattgtttttgaGTAGAATTGAACTTGATTTAAAGAACTCTCTTTTCTTAAATTGactataaatacatatgtagatacatatatttgactttaattagtatttttggctAAGACAAATTATGAGCTACATCGTTGGAAATTGTCTAATTAGAAATTGTGCTGTTGCCTTTATTAATGATGGATGAAgccagccacaacaacaacaacaactacaactacaatgacgacgacgacggcaatCAAACCAAATAGAGACACGACCGCTTTAACcaaagaagcagaagaagcacAAAAAAACCGAACAACACAATGTGAAGAAATGTACAAATTTGGCGTAGTGACAAGTTAAATACACTGGCCAAATTAAGCTATATAATCGTATAAAGAAGATAATGCGAAAACCATTTTAATACGAAATCGTTTAGGcagtcaaatgcaaatgatattgactaaagaagaagaattgcACTTAGCTGCCACTTTAtgaatttgctttaaatgttaagcaaattgtatttagcaCCAATTGCACTTAGTTGCTTTACAATGTACAATATGTGATACTAATAGCAATATAATTGACTTAAGAGAAAGAGAATACGAGCCAATATTTAATGCTAATTTATAAAAAGGCAGCTAAGTGCAATTCAACACTAAACACAATGTAACCGTAAAGTCAAAAGGTCAAacgatttgaatttgaaaataaatgctGCAAAGCTGCCGTTAAGCGAGATACTAACCATTTCGAGTAAAAAAATCGCAATACCCACTGCTAGAGCATTGAAAACTTTCagacaatggcaacagcaagagagcaacagcaacaattgttCGCCGCGCACCATAAACGTTTAATTATATGAGTTTTTAAAGCTGTTGCCAACATTTTTTGATGGCTTTTCATGTGTTGTTGCCATTATTATGTGATTGTTAACAACATTGGACAAAGCGTTTGTGTTGACATGAAGTTGCAGAGCaaaaacaaccacaacaacaacaacaaaagatgtTACCACTAGAAGAGCTCAGGTTAGACTCCCAATGCCAATGTCGAATCCCCGATCCCCCAAACAGACGATCCGCGATCTTCAAATGTGCCTTTCAGTTATTGTGGCGTTTGCTCAGGTAGTCAAAACAGAATGTGAAACGGCgcatttttacaatttccgtTTCCCACGAATAAACAAAAGAGACAGCAACGTTCGTCATAATAAtgatattaacaataaaaataataataataataatattagatATAAGCCGCAatattgttgtagttttatAGACAAACACGCGGCGAAAGCCATCAAAAGAATTGGCTCAAATGGGCCATCAAAAATGACACGACAGATCAAAGAGTATTTGACAGACTTATGACAGAGGGAGCGACATTGTTAGTTTTGAACcacaatttcattaaaatgtatattatgaATTCTCCTAAAAATATCCCAAGAGAGCAGTTACAAAATGCTCTATACTATTGTTTGACATGTTAACTATTCggaaattgttttataatatattacttttactatttttagcatatttacatttattatcaAAATTGCAAACTTCAGATTTACGACAAAATtacagaaaaaagaaaaatagtttttttttccaaaattaaCTCATAAAATGTATGCAGATCTGTAAAAGTTGTTATCAAACTTTGACTGCCTTCAGTCAAGTCGTAGTTTTATCATTTCGAGAGATAAGAAGTATAAGATATGCAAAATTATATCTTATcttcaaaaatattctaattatACAGGAAACGTTTGGACTTGCGATGGCGAAACGGTTTTGATgcaaccaaaacagaaaagaacATCATCCAATATGATCTAGatagttattttattaaataactcaATTAAATAACCTGTTAATAACCAATAATCGCAACACCATTGTTAAATGAATGTTACAATCTCCAATTAGCAAGCATCATAACGGAGTTTATACAAGGTAATCGATAAGCGATAACcgataattgtttattatcaTGGGCGTGCCAAATGGAATTCAATTTGAGGCTGAATCGTTTACATCTACATAGATCTGATGAAATATGCTCTTTACACGGATATgtaacacaacaaaaattaaaaaaaaaacacgcctCACAATCAAACttgttgtttgtctgtttgtgtaAATCGAGTTCAGTTTCAGTGATACGAAATCTCGCTTAATATTCCATGCAAAtacgaacacacacatacatgcacacaTGCATATCTCCAATCAGTGAATTacagcgacacacacacacacacacacactcaaagcCACAGCTGCGAACAAAGCCGGTCTTTGGTTTAATAAGTAGATTGTTGCCTAGGTAAggtattacacacacacacatacatgtgcAACCATTTGTTTACGTTGATACTGAGCATGGAAATATGTATGCagatgcaaaatgcaaaacaccCACACAGTAGCTCACTTTATGCTTTAGGGCTGCACTACAAATTTCTTATCTTCAACTCGcttttgggtgtgtgtgtaatacTGCAACAGATTCTGCAGCTTTCGATATGTCGCCGATAATTTATGCAAGCGATAACAAATTGGcaattattacattttgtcTATGCATGTAGCCCTGGTATGTATATTacaaacgcacacatacagacgCGCACACTTCCAAGCAGAAGGAGAAGAACgactgcaacaacaagaacaacaaccacatcGTAGCGTAACGTCACATCAATTGCCTGCCCAACAAATGCAATTGGCTCGCGTGGGGCGCACATGCGAAcaaactgtgtgtgtttgtgtgtaaaGTGGAGAGTGCGGAGAGCAGAGTGGAGAATATGAGTTAGCTgtgaagttgttgctgttgctgttgtttttgctattgCGGCTGTGGCTGCCTGCTTCTGCTATGGCACATATTATagcacaatttttgtttttcctttttgttcgCATACCCTGCATCCGTATAAAGGGTATCAACGCAACAACTGTTTGCATTATGACAAAAGCTAACTGACGGTTTTGATCTGTGCCCTATGTGAGCTATGTCAAATGCGGACTGTGTTAATTCTTGACTTAAATTACAGGGTAGCTGATAGTCACGCTTGGAGccgctgcaactgcagcagcagctcgttTTCTATTTGCGTGGTGTGCGTGTGCAGCAACACCGCCAAACATCTCCGCCACCGCCAGCACCACCCGCTTGGCCACGCGTTGATGTTCGATTTTTCACCATTCTTGAACAAATTGTATGGCCTGCATGTGCATTGCATCTTACaagagtgtgtttgtgtgtgtaagtctcaatgtgtgtgagtttctCTGTCTGTGAGAGAGTTtctatgcatgtgtatgtgtgtatcgtaatcaatttgattttggGCATGCACTGCAGTAAATCCACATTAGTATTTATTTCACTTCTCCTCTTTCAACCCTCTATTGCTGTCCCGCTTCAACCCTTCTTCTAACGGCAAAACTTACCACATTGAGCCGTTGCTGCACTTCTTCTTGcctattgttattattgctgttatggttgttgctgttcctcCTCATCAATTGGTAGGCGGTGTCCCTGCActgcatacatacatttatttatttgtttattataaatcaTATAGGATTTTTGAATGCacaaccaacaaaacaaaacagaaaaaaaaaacgaaaaaaaaagaacgttATACATTTGATGAGACAACAATGTTGGCACTGCTCCTCCgctgcagcagcgacgtcgacggcgactGCCCTTCGATTGCTTAGGTTATGTACACACACAGTTTGACATTTTAACTAGTTTGCgtttgtatgcgtgtgtgtgtgaattttcTAGTTAGTATGTAGCCGAAGCAATTGTAAAAAACCAATTTCAGTTGTTTATCATATGAAacgcacagacacactcacatatCTAGAAAACTCACACGCACACctatacagacacacacacacacatatatacacgtGAGCGCACTTTTTAAGTTTTGTTAATAACTGttgtaaatgcaatttatgaaatttaccAAGCAGTCGGCGGCGAATAAAATGCGTGTGTCTTGTGctgccaaataaaaaaaaaacactagctgcttttaaatgtaaaaacaataacaataagtcGGCAGagcagcaacgacgacgacgacgtccgCGCGAGAgcaacgacagcgacgacCAGACGACGACGATTTAATGAATAGCACAATATGCGCAGTGCGCAGGTCTGCTAGTCGGCATTCACAGTCgccagagagcgagagacaaaAGAGCGCGCCAAACCGCACACAGCTATGACGTCACAATTGCAAAGACGTACTacgaaaattgttgtaaattaatttgtacgCTTGAATATGTTATCCAATTAGAATCTAGATGACAACGAGAATTTCCCGCTCGGGATGTTTGCTAATTGCcttcgaaatatatattttaacaataatcttttattttataattgtttggcaaaaataaaatacttgtatTGAACGATCTTGATTTTGTGACGACATGCGCATAGATGACAAAGAGAGAAACATCTGGCGTAGTTATCGCGGCGTTAAATTTGTTATCGGGCTCAAAGCAGAGCACGGCTTAAAACAGCTGATACGCTGCAGTGCAATACAGCCAAAACTGTTATCTGCCGCGCATTTTAAAAGAAGCGTGTGTGTGAAGTGCAAGCTGGTTTTGCTGTCCAACTGCTGCAGCTCTAAGTGAGTGCAATGACTCCTACATGAATCACACCAATGAGTTCGCGATGCTGTGAGAGTGTTAATTATATTACAAGAAAGGCCACACTGCGGTCAACAGCAATCAGCATTGCATGAACAAAGAACATTACAGTCGATGCATTCACATAAACACAACTGACTCATTAAAAGTAGTTATAGACCACATagtatattactttttttttgtatttgttgtatattttaatatgaattttcCTCTATTtcaaaagataaaataaaatgtattgcCCCGATAAGactaattcaaattgttttgcatgCTCACTCAGAGTgtcatatgtacatacatatatgtgtccatatgtttataaatgcaaatttatcactgcagacaaacaaaaatttaaacaatttttacttaatgttaATAACTTACAATGATTAAAGAATGATTCGATTTAAGCGTTTGGAAAAGGAATTGTTTTTTCCTACCAgaaattattttctaaaacGTAAAAAAAGAACGATTTAGTAGTAGACTTTATTAAAAACATCGAAAAACGGTATCGAAATTATGCGCCCTTGAATATGCCGACATAAGTGTAACCAGGTATTTCTTTTAAaagattttgtattttagtatatgcCCCCGACgttggtatatatgtatatggtcACCCCGATAAATAACAAACATACATCGATATTGCCACCGATGTTTCGCCACCTTGCTAGCTGGTCAAGCGATTTGTATTATTGCTTTGAATAATTGCTgtctaaaatgaatttaatgtgCAGCATATTTAGATATTCATTCCCCTCTATAACAAAACGCGAATAGAATGTGTTGGCGATCAaggtttattaaatttattatgcatGCCCTGGTAACGTCTGTTGTGTAGCCCTGCGGAACACATGGACTACCAATATATGtttgtaaatacatacatatttacttaAAGTTCAATATAAATTACGATTAATTAGCAGTTTCACAGGCATCTACCCAGTCATTGTATACATCTATAGGTTCCGATAAAAAGTTAATTCCAGTTTGGAAGTCTTCAAGGCAAACACGACATGTTATCCTCGCTGTATTTCGTCCTTTATCCATTTTTACTTCACAAGACTTCTCATGATTACAGAATGGACAGTTAAATTGCTGATCCAAAGGTTCAATATTTTTTCGCTTCGGTGGAGGCTTTCTTTTAGATTTACGACGTCCCATAATGAATCTAAGTAATGTAATTTGTTAAAAACGATAAACACAGTTTCACTTGCAGCCAAACATGAATGTAAACAATCTTTGGATTGCTAAATGTTAAACACTTACCAAAATTTCTTACTCAAGAGTAAAGATTGTTTTATGCGTTTGTAAAGCAATTTTCTTCGACCATAAACTATTTTCATAAACtgaaaagcacaaaaacaacgctacactttatattttattggaaaACGCCGAAAAATAACTAGTTGTCAAAAACTATGCGCCCTTTGACAATATCTATGGAAATGTAATCAAGTGACAACTCTGAGGGTTTTCATATTCTAGTATATCTCATTGACATTGAAATGTATATGGTCACATctcaacaaataaaacaaatacatcGATATTGTCATCGATGTTCCGCAAGCTCTTCTATCGGGCGTCTCGCGAATTTTCTTGTTGCCACGAAGCTGCCGgcgcatttattttcataaatttcgttttgtttttaaactcGTGCGGtcttaaacaaaacaaaactgagtGCAGGTAATGTGCAGCATTGATGTGTGCTTAATGTGCAACGGTGTATGTGGAATTGCGTGTAGTTTTGTCCGCTAAAAAGTAACGTCGCATCGACGCCGTACACCGGCATTTGGTTCGTTGGCTGGCTTTGTAAACCCGAAACCACTAAACCGGCCATGACTGTTGTCGATACAGGCACCTTAGCCGGCGGAGCGGCATCAAAGGCAAAAGGTCTGCTAACATGGGAAAAGCAAGAGCATCTCGTCAAATTGGCAATACTTATATTAGCCGCTGTTTTATGTGAGTATATTTTGTCAAATATGTCGAATCGCATTTACGGGGGCGGGGACGACGTCAATATGCAGATATGTGCTTGTATAGGTGGGCGTGAATTATTTCACGATACAAACACCATACAGATAGTATCGataagcacaaaaaaaaaattataactcgATAATGGTATCGCTATGCAGCCGTGAGTTTTGGTCTTAATACGTTGAGTGCAGCCAACTTAACAATTCTTTTTTCATTCGTTCCATTTGATTGTCGCTTGCAGCGTTCGCCACACGTTTATTCTCAGTGCTGCGCTTCGAAAGCGTGATCCATGAGTTCGATCCATATTTCAATTACCGCACCACGCGGTTCCTTGCCGAGCAAGGCTTCTATAAATTTCACAATTGGTTCGATGATCGCGCCTGGTATCCGCTTGGCCGCATTATTGGCGGCACCATTTATCCCGGATTAATGGTGACATCGGCGGCGCTCTACAGACTGATGTGGATGCTGAACATAACAATTGATATACGAAATGTGTGCGTATTTCTGGCGCCATTCTTCTCATCGCTCACCACACTGGTCACATATGCGCTGACCAAGGAAATACACGTAAGTACTTATTGAGGTTATGCTCGAACCATTCGAGGCACATGTCTTATTGCTTCTTGTTGTTTATAGAGCACTGGTGCTGGCTTAGTGGCTGCCGCTTTGATATCCATTGTGCCCGGTTACATATCACGATCAGTGGCAGGTTCATATGATAATGAAGGCATTGCCATCTTTTGCATGCTCTTTACCTATTTCCTATGGATAAAAGCGGTCAAGACGGGCACAATCTTTTGGTCTGCTATGTCAGCGCTTGCCTACTTCTATATGGTGTCGTCATGGGGCGGCTATGTGTTCCTCATCAATCTGATACCGCTGCATGTGTTAGCGCTGATGATCACTGGACGCTTCTCACATCGCATTTATATCGCCTATAGCACGCTGTATTGTGTGGGCACCATACTCTCCATGCAGATATCGTTTGTGGGCTTCCAGCCTATTCAGAGCTCCGAGCATATGCTGGTAAGTTGAgcaatcattttaattttatcgTTCGTTACGCGTTGTTAACATGATGATTACATATTGTAATTCTTGATAGGAAGAGTATGAAACATAATGAGTACTATACCAAACTAAGCTGATACACTGCACTGCGAATCCTTGGCAGTTGcacattttgtaaatatattattaagcaagtgtattttatgttttgcagGCCCTCGGCGTCTTTGGCCTTTGTCAGATACATGGTTTTGTGGACTATCTGCGCTCTCGCATGCCCAAGGAACACTTTGAACTGCTCTTCAAAACACTCGTCTCCAGCTTGCTCAGCGTGGTCGTCATTGTGGGTACGTTATTGACGCTGACGGGCAAAGTGTCGCCATGGACGGGACGCTTTTATTCGCTGCTGGATCCATCGTATGCCAAGAATCACATTCCAATTATTGCCTCAGTGTCGGAACATCAGCCGACATCGTGGTCGTCGTTTTACTTTGATCTGCAGGTaaagcaaattgttttgtttttgattgcGCACTAGATAATGATGATTCCCATTAAAACGATGTGAATGAGTTGCGCCTTAATGCAATCAAATGATTACATGCACTTTGATCGCTGAATTTGCTGCAATCGCAATAAATTGCAGCATTAACATTGTTTACTAAcatgtattttctttattttagaTACTTGTGTTTCTGTTTCCCGCTGGCCTTTACTTTTGCTTCTCCCGGCTGACGGATGCCAACATTTTCATCATATTGTATGGCGTCACTAGCATCTATTTCGCTGGCGTTATGGTGCGTCTGATGCTGGTGCTGGCGCCTGTGATGTGTGTGCTATCGGGCATTGCCATCTCGCATCTGTTGGCGAAATATATCAAGAGTGTGGACACGGGCAGCTCAAAGCCAGCAACGGAAAGTAAGCGACAGCACAAGAAATTGGAACAACAGAGTGGCGGTGTCAAGAGCGAAGTGGCTATTGGTTTTGTGGCCATTATAACTGTTATGCTGATTGTTTACACATTCCATTGTACCTGGGTCACCTCGGAGGCGTATTCCTCGCCCAGCATTGTGTTGAGCGCACGCTCCCATGACGGCGGTCGCATTATATTCGATGATTTTCGCGAGGCTTACTATTGGCTGCAGATGAACACCCCTGAGGTAAGCATAAGAGATTATCCGATTGAGGGGTTAATTTACTGAGGCAACTACTATGTGATGAATGCAatttgtatattcttgataGGAAGAGTATGAAACATAATGAGTACTAacaaaattttgctgattaTGCCTTCCCTAAAACTTATTACTATCAATTTACAACTTTCGCTAAAACTATACCAACCATTTGCTTTTGTAGAACGCTCGTATTATGTCCTGGTGGGATTATGGCTATCAGATAACGGCCATGGCGAATCGCACGATACTTGTGGATAACAACACTTGGAACAATACGCACATCTCTCGCGTCGGCCAGGCGATGGCTTCGTCCGAGGAGAAGGCCTACGAGATTATGCGTGAGCTCGATGTGGACTATGTGCTGGTTATATTTGGTGGCCTCACTGGCTACTCATCGGATGACATTAACAAGTTCCTGTGGATGGTGCGCATTGGCGGAAGCACCGATCGCGGTGCCCACATCAAGGAAAAGGATTACTATGCGGCCAACGGCGAGTTCCGTGTGGATAAAGAGGGATCTCCCACACTGCTCAATTGTCTCATGTACAAGATGTGCTATTATCGCTTTGGCCAAATGTACACGGAGGGCGGAAAGGCGCAGGGATATGATCGTGTGCGTGCGGCAGAGATTGGCAACAAAGACTTTGAGCTGGATGTCCTAGAGGAGGCGTATACCACAGAGCATTGGTTAGTGCGCATCTACAAAGTCAAGGACTTGCCAAACCGAGGCGTCTAATGCATTCCCACACacactatctctctctctctctccttccctctctcactccctcTTACTATCTCGCTCTCTAACGATAACATTCgcaaaaaatggaaaatctcTTTCTGTAATTTGTACATTCATTAAGCTTAGCTCTAATTTTAGGTCcacaaaatgtatgtatacatatttttttttttatatgtttttttaaacGATGAAATCTCAATTTGAGTATTATTGTTGCTCtcactctttcgctctctaacacacacacacatgctccATCTCTGTCTAATTTGAGAGACTTTGGTGGCACTTAAAAAACAGTTGCGTCTAAATGATTCCGAATTGTGCGAGGCAACACTTAGAGTGCATAATCCTAAGCAAAAGAAtgaacaaatataaatatgtaaaaaacaaacaaaagtaaacttttttttatttcattttaagatTGTAAAggatttatattttcattaattttgctATATGAAACGAGGTGAAGATATTGGGAAATTGCAAGATAAACATTGATAAATTGATAAGTTCTGGTTGATAAACTTTGCGTCCAGAATCATTTGTAATCTAGCCAGTAGCTTAAATGAATTGTGGTAggttttgatttaatttcgtAAAGATTCCCAAACATTTAATAATCGTGATTACTTTTACAGAAGTACGAACGCGACTATATTAAGTTTTTGTATGTCTGCTTCACTCATTGCTATTAATATCTGGCTCCTGCTCCGAGCCCAGCACAGCATCTTCAT
It encodes the following:
- the LOC132795876 gene encoding dolichyl-diphosphooligosaccharide--protein glycosyltransferase subunit STT3A; this translates as MTVVDTGTLAGGAASKAKGLLTWEKQEHLVKLAILILAAVLSFATRLFSVLRFESVIHEFDPYFNYRTTRFLAEQGFYKFHNWFDDRAWYPLGRIIGGTIYPGLMVTSAALYRLMWMLNITIDIRNVCVFLAPFFSSLTTLVTYALTKEIHSTGAGLVAAALISIVPGYISRSVAGSYDNEGIAIFCMLFTYFLWIKAVKTGTIFWSAMSALAYFYMVSSWGGYVFLINLIPLHVLALMITGRFSHRIYIAYSTLYCVGTILSMQISFVGFQPIQSSEHMLALGVFGLCQIHGFVDYLRSRMPKEHFELLFKTLVSSLLSVVVIVGTLLTLTGKVSPWTGRFYSLLDPSYAKNHIPIIASVSEHQPTSWSSFYFDLQILVFLFPAGLYFCFSRLTDANIFIILYGVTSIYFAGVMVRLMLVLAPVMCVLSGIAISHLLAKYIKSVDTGSSKPATESKRQHKKLEQQSGGVKSEVAIGFVAIITVMLIVYTFHCTWVTSEAYSSPSIVLSARSHDGGRIIFDDFREAYYWLQMNTPENARIMSWWDYGYQITAMANRTILVDNNTWNNTHISRVGQAMASSEEKAYEIMRELDVDYVLVIFGGLTGYSSDDINKFLWMVRIGGSTDRGAHIKEKDYYAANGEFRVDKEGSPTLLNCLMYKMCYYRFGQMYTEGGKAQGYDRVRAAEIGNKDFELDVLEEAYTTEHWLVRIYKVKDLPNRGV
- the LOC132795877 gene encoding transcription elongation factor 1 homolog, with protein sequence MGRRKSKRKPPPKRKNIEPLDQQFNCPFCNHEKSCEVKMDKGRNTARITCRVCLEDFQTGINFLSEPIDVYNDWVDACETAN